The following are encoded together in the Variovorax sp. PBS-H4 genome:
- a CDS encoding tripartite tricarboxylate transporter substrate-binding protein has product MQNRRHFLNTLGSAAVLGGLAPLSALAQALDQVKIMYGFPAGSAGDSVARRVAEKLGGTAYSKNPGFVENKPGAGGRIAVEALKSAPADGSVLTLAPVSALSVYPYIYPKLAYKPEDVTQVSIGAIMFHGLAVGPAVPAEVKTLKDFLAWAKANPAQASYGSPGAGSMPHLLGALLGLRSGVELKHVPYRGTVPSITDLVGGQIAAAMNPSGDYLQYLKAGRVRVLATSGRKRSPYLPDVPTFTELGYPDVTSEEWFGFYAPARTPPAAIAAANAAINAALKDKSVIDALALVGLVANGSTPQEMAADQKAEYERWGPLVKQIGFTAES; this is encoded by the coding sequence ATGCAAAACCGTCGCCATTTCCTGAACACCCTCGGCAGCGCCGCCGTCCTGGGCGGCCTCGCGCCCCTATCGGCACTGGCCCAGGCGCTGGACCAGGTCAAGATCATGTACGGGTTCCCGGCCGGCAGCGCCGGCGACAGCGTGGCGCGCCGAGTGGCCGAAAAGCTGGGCGGCACCGCCTACAGCAAGAACCCCGGCTTCGTCGAGAACAAGCCCGGCGCGGGCGGCCGCATCGCCGTGGAGGCGCTGAAGAGCGCGCCGGCCGACGGCTCGGTCCTCACGCTCGCCCCGGTCTCGGCGCTCTCGGTGTATCCGTACATCTACCCCAAGCTCGCCTACAAGCCCGAGGACGTCACGCAGGTATCGATCGGCGCCATCATGTTCCATGGGCTGGCCGTGGGCCCCGCCGTGCCGGCCGAAGTGAAGACCTTGAAGGACTTCCTGGCCTGGGCCAAGGCCAACCCGGCGCAGGCCAGCTACGGCTCGCCGGGCGCGGGCTCGATGCCGCACCTGCTGGGCGCGCTGCTGGGCCTGCGCTCGGGCGTTGAACTGAAGCACGTGCCCTACCGCGGCACCGTGCCCAGCATCACCGACCTGGTGGGCGGGCAGATCGCTGCCGCCATGAATCCCAGCGGCGACTATCTCCAGTACCTGAAGGCCGGGCGCGTGCGCGTGCTGGCCACCTCCGGCCGCAAGCGCTCGCCCTACCTGCCCGATGTGCCCACCTTCACCGAGCTCGGCTATCCCGACGTGACCTCCGAAGAGTGGTTCGGCTTCTACGCCCCCGCCAGGACGCCGCCCGCCGCCATCGCCGCCGCCAATGCAGCCATCAACGCGGCGCTGAAGGACAAGTCGGTGATCGATGCGCTCGCCCTCGTCGGCCTGGTCGCGAACGGCAGCACGCCGCAGGAGATGGCGGCCGACCAGAAGGCGGAGTACGAGCGCTGGGGTCCGCTCGTCAAGCAGATCGGCTTCACGGCGGAGTCATGA
- a CDS encoding tannase/feruloyl esterase family alpha/beta hydrolase produces the protein MRRLGSLGLAAALAACTAGPGEPMPQLSAAQPGALKSCTELAKAAWPATVLTRVLEVAAGPVPVGNAGIPAPAHCLVQGHMNERVSTVDGQRYAIGFEMRLPKAWNGRFFYQANGGLDGVVVPAVGGIGGGGPAGTALQMGFAVISSDAGHAGSMGPRFGIDPQARLDYGYNAVAQLTPMARHLITQAYGRGADRSYIGGCSNGGRHAMVAAARSAAQYDGILAGDPGFQLPKAAVAQLYGAQQYAQVASAATPAGQPDLQSAFTPAELQLVARGVLARCDSLDGLADGIVSDVKACQARFRLDADVPTCGAARDGSCLAPGQKTALAHVFAGARTRSGRAIYNSFPFDPGISGANWREWKFASPATRDAGAVAFIFATPPMAERPGGLPFALGFDMDRDAPLIEASSGIYRESAMAFMAPPDATKLDTLRARGAKMIVYHGTGDPVFSSDDTAAWYEQLQANHGGDASSFARYFPVPGMNHCAGGPATDQFDMLSALVDWVEQGRAPQAVTAGARGPGAAVVNTEVPVEWSPRRTRPLCPYPRVAVYTGGDPEIASSFACR, from the coding sequence ATGAGACGCCTGGGCTCGCTGGGTCTCGCAGCGGCGCTCGCGGCCTGCACCGCCGGCCCCGGCGAACCCATGCCGCAGCTGTCGGCAGCGCAACCCGGTGCGCTGAAGTCCTGCACCGAGCTCGCCAAGGCTGCCTGGCCAGCCACCGTCTTGACGCGGGTGCTGGAAGTCGCCGCGGGTCCCGTGCCCGTGGGCAACGCCGGCATCCCTGCGCCGGCGCATTGCCTGGTGCAGGGCCACATGAACGAACGCGTGAGTACCGTCGACGGCCAGCGCTATGCCATCGGTTTCGAGATGCGTCTGCCGAAGGCCTGGAACGGGCGGTTCTTCTACCAGGCGAATGGCGGTCTGGACGGCGTGGTCGTGCCCGCTGTCGGCGGCATCGGCGGCGGCGGACCTGCGGGCACCGCGTTGCAAATGGGCTTTGCCGTCATCAGCTCGGACGCCGGCCACGCCGGCTCGATGGGGCCGCGTTTCGGCATCGACCCGCAGGCGCGGCTGGACTATGGCTACAACGCGGTCGCGCAGCTCACGCCCATGGCCAGGCACCTGATCACCCAGGCCTATGGCCGCGGCGCGGACCGCTCGTACATCGGCGGTTGCTCCAACGGCGGCCGGCACGCCATGGTGGCGGCCGCCCGCTCCGCGGCGCAGTACGACGGCATCCTGGCCGGCGACCCTGGCTTCCAGCTTCCGAAGGCCGCGGTCGCACAGCTCTACGGGGCACAGCAGTACGCCCAAGTCGCGAGCGCCGCCACCCCCGCGGGCCAGCCGGATCTCCAGAGCGCCTTTACCCCGGCGGAGCTGCAGCTGGTAGCCCGCGGCGTACTCGCACGCTGCGATTCTCTCGATGGGCTGGCCGACGGCATCGTCTCCGACGTGAAGGCTTGCCAGGCGCGGTTCCGGCTCGACGCCGACGTGCCCACCTGCGGCGCCGCGCGCGACGGCAGCTGCCTCGCACCGGGGCAGAAGACCGCGCTGGCTCACGTGTTCGCCGGTGCGCGCACCCGCAGCGGCCGGGCCATCTACAACAGCTTTCCTTTCGATCCCGGAATTTCGGGCGCCAACTGGCGCGAATGGAAATTCGCCAGCCCGGCGACGCGTGACGCCGGCGCGGTGGCTTTCATCTTCGCAACGCCGCCGATGGCCGAGCGCCCGGGTGGCCTGCCCTTCGCGCTGGGCTTCGACATGGACCGAGATGCGCCGCTGATCGAGGCAAGCTCCGGCATCTACCGCGAATCGGCCATGGCCTTCATGGCACCACCGGACGCCACGAAGCTGGACACGCTGCGTGCGCGAGGCGCCAAGATGATCGTCTACCACGGCACTGGCGACCCGGTCTTCTCTTCCGACGACACGGCCGCCTGGTACGAGCAGCTGCAGGCGAACCACGGCGGCGACGCTTCATCCTTTGCGCGCTACTTCCCGGTGCCCGGCATGAACCATTGCGCAGGGGGACCGGCCACCGACCAGTTCGACATGCTGAGCGCCCTGGTCGACTGGGTCGAGCAGGGCCGGGCGCCGCAGGCCGTCACCGCCGGCGCCCGCGGCCCTGGCGCCGCCGTCGTCAACACCGAGGTGCCGGTGGAGTGGTCGCCGAGGCGCACCCGGCCGTTGTGCCCGTACCCGCGCGTGGCGGTCTACACAGGGGGCGACCCCGAAATCGCTTCCAGCTTCGCTTGCCGATGA
- a CDS encoding acyl-CoA dehydrogenase family protein — translation MNYQPRPDEPRFLLDAVLGAAPRLRALAPFAEFDDALQAQVLDEAGKFVAEVVAPLNRIGDEAGCRWVDGEVHAPPGFREAYRGLVDGGWLALAAAPEHGGQGLPAVLEAILFEWLSAANHGLTMAPGLLHGAYECIRHHGSAELQQAYLPKIASGEWLATMCLTEAHAGSDLGQVRTRALQQPDGSLRVSGSKIFISGGEHDLTPNIVHLVLCRLPDAPAGPKGLSLALVPKLLPDGARNPVHCERIEEKMGLHGSPTCAMRFDEATGWLIGEPNRGLAAMFVMMNAARLHVALQGIGLLDAAWQKADAYARERRQMRAPGPAPASRGAEAADLIVEHPAVRRILETQRAWIDGARLLAYRSALQLDIARHDADPARRERAERWCALITPVLKAACTQQAFEGASACLQVFGGHGYVREWGIEQVVRDARVTMIYEGTNEIQAIDLVVRKLLPDGGTGMANLLIELRDELDAAREFDAEVQRRFAQLRYLGTTIALAAQRDPALPHEVADDYLRVVALSLLAWAWARIGHAAPETPRWTAPAAAFRRFVLPEFDMRLGMVKRACEAVISPGAAASGARP, via the coding sequence ATGAACTATCAGCCCCGTCCCGACGAACCGCGCTTCTTGCTCGACGCGGTGCTCGGCGCCGCGCCGCGCCTGCGCGCGCTCGCGCCTTTCGCCGAGTTCGACGATGCGCTCCAGGCGCAGGTGCTCGACGAAGCCGGCAAGTTCGTGGCGGAAGTGGTCGCGCCGCTGAACCGCATCGGCGACGAGGCGGGCTGCCGCTGGGTCGATGGCGAGGTGCACGCGCCGCCCGGCTTCCGCGAGGCCTATCGGGGACTGGTCGACGGTGGCTGGCTCGCGCTGGCCGCCGCACCCGAGCACGGCGGGCAAGGCCTGCCGGCCGTGCTCGAGGCCATCCTCTTCGAATGGCTGAGCGCGGCCAACCACGGCCTCACGATGGCGCCCGGCCTGCTGCATGGCGCCTACGAATGCATCCGGCACCACGGCAGCGCCGAATTGCAGCAGGCCTACCTGCCGAAGATCGCCAGCGGCGAATGGCTGGCCACCATGTGCCTCACCGAAGCCCATGCCGGCAGCGACCTGGGCCAGGTGCGCACGCGGGCCCTGCAGCAGCCCGACGGCAGCCTGCGGGTCAGCGGCAGCAAGATCTTCATTTCCGGCGGCGAGCACGACCTGACGCCGAACATCGTGCACCTGGTGCTGTGCCGGCTGCCCGACGCGCCGGCCGGGCCCAAGGGCCTGTCGCTGGCCCTGGTGCCCAAGCTGCTGCCGGATGGCGCGCGCAACCCGGTGCACTGCGAGCGCATCGAGGAAAAGATGGGCCTTCATGGCAGCCCCACCTGCGCCATGCGCTTCGACGAGGCGACCGGCTGGCTGATCGGCGAGCCGAACCGCGGCCTGGCCGCGATGTTCGTGATGATGAATGCGGCACGCCTGCACGTGGCGCTGCAGGGCATCGGCCTGCTCGACGCGGCCTGGCAGAAGGCCGATGCCTATGCCCGCGAGCGGCGCCAGATGCGCGCGCCGGGCCCGGCGCCGGCCAGCCGCGGCGCCGAGGCGGCCGACCTGATCGTGGAGCATCCGGCCGTCCGCCGCATCCTCGAGACGCAGCGCGCCTGGATCGACGGCGCACGCCTGCTCGCCTATCGCAGCGCGCTGCAGCTGGACATCGCGCGCCACGATGCCGACCCCGCGCGCCGCGAGCGCGCCGAACGCTGGTGCGCGCTGATCACGCCGGTGCTGAAGGCCGCCTGCACGCAGCAGGCATTCGAGGGCGCGAGCGCCTGCCTGCAGGTCTTCGGCGGCCACGGCTATGTGCGCGAATGGGGCATCGAGCAGGTGGTGCGCGATGCCCGCGTGACCATGATTTACGAAGGCACCAACGAGATCCAGGCCATCGACCTGGTGGTGCGCAAGCTCTTGCCGGACGGCGGCACGGGCATGGCCAACTTGCTGATCGAGCTGCGCGACGAGCTCGATGCCGCCCGCGAGTTCGACGCCGAGGTGCAACGCCGCTTTGCGCAACTGCGCTACCTCGGCACCACGATCGCCCTGGCAGCCCAGCGCGACCCGGCCCTGCCCCACGAGGTGGCCGACGACTACCTGCGGGTGGTGGCGCTGTCCCTGCTGGCCTGGGCCTGGGCGCGCATTGGGCATGCCGCGCCCGAAACGCCGCGCTGGACGGCGCCCGCCGCCGCCTTCCGCCGATTCGTGCTGCCGGAGTTCGACATGCGGCTCGGCATGGTCAAGCGCGCCTGCGAGGCGGTCATCTCGCCGGGCGCCGCCGCATCAGGGGCACGCCCCTAG
- a CDS encoding MarR family winged helix-turn-helix transcriptional regulator, which translates to MPVQRKKAAITAASAQPSRPDRLDTRVLEALVGYNARRAWLVVSTLFSERMAAYGLKQVDFSVLSLLAHNPGATSRQLCATLDILPPNLVSLISAMDSRGLIERRPHPYDGRAIGLYLTPAGESLVRDAERTVVELETEASAKLTTRERETLIRLLQKIYH; encoded by the coding sequence ATGCCTGTCCAGCGCAAGAAAGCCGCCATTACCGCAGCCTCCGCCCAGCCGTCGCGGCCGGACCGGCTCGACACCCGCGTGCTCGAAGCCCTGGTGGGCTACAACGCGCGCCGGGCGTGGTTGGTCGTGAGCACCTTGTTTTCGGAGCGCATGGCCGCCTATGGGCTGAAGCAGGTGGACTTCTCGGTGCTTTCGCTGCTCGCACACAACCCCGGTGCCACCTCGCGGCAGCTTTGCGCCACGCTGGACATCCTGCCGCCCAACCTGGTCAGCCTGATCTCCGCCATGGACAGCCGTGGCCTGATCGAACGCCGCCCCCACCCTTACGATGGCCGGGCCATCGGGCTGTACCTGACGCCGGCGGGCGAGTCGCTGGTGCGCGATGCCGAACGCACGGTGGTGGAGCTCGAAACGGAAGCCAGCGCCAAACTCACGACGCGCGAGCGCGAGACGCTGATTCGCCTGCTCCAGAAGATCTATCACTGA
- a CDS encoding ornithine cyclodeaminase family protein, with product MKHFDADATRSALEFARLIPALRTAFAGAASVPARHVHTVGAGTDRGTVLIMPAWSEAGYLGIKTINIFPGNGARGLPGLHATYVLYDAHTGVPLAMMDGNEITAHRTAAASALGASFLSRKDARRLLVLGTGRVARLLPGAHATVRAIDEIQVWNHRADGAQALAAQWRSEGWNAQPAADLEAAVRAADIVSCATLATSPLVKGEWLAPGSHLDLIGSFTPQMREADPACFAGARTFVDTDEALSKAGDLLDAMAAGTLAREAVQATLADLCKGTRPGRANSAERTVFKAVGSALEDLAAATLVLQAAR from the coding sequence ATGAAGCATTTCGACGCCGATGCAACCCGGTCAGCCCTGGAGTTCGCTCGCCTGATTCCCGCACTGCGCACGGCTTTCGCAGGTGCGGCCTCGGTCCCCGCTCGCCATGTGCACACCGTCGGGGCCGGCACCGATCGCGGCACGGTGCTGATCATGCCGGCGTGGAGCGAGGCGGGCTATCTCGGCATCAAGACCATCAACATCTTTCCCGGCAACGGCGCGCGCGGGTTGCCCGGGCTGCACGCCACCTATGTGCTCTACGACGCACACACCGGCGTGCCCCTGGCGATGATGGATGGCAACGAGATCACCGCGCACCGGACGGCGGCGGCCTCAGCGTTGGGCGCATCCTTCCTTTCGCGCAAGGACGCGCGACGGCTGCTGGTGCTGGGCACCGGCCGCGTCGCGCGCCTGCTGCCGGGCGCGCATGCGACCGTGCGCGCGATCGACGAGATCCAGGTGTGGAACCACCGCGCGGACGGCGCCCAAGCCCTGGCAGCCCAATGGCGCAGCGAAGGCTGGAATGCGCAGCCCGCAGCCGACCTGGAAGCCGCGGTGCGCGCCGCCGATATCGTGAGCTGCGCCACCCTCGCGACTTCGCCGCTGGTCAAGGGAGAATGGCTCGCGCCGGGCTCGCACCTGGACCTGATCGGCAGCTTCACGCCGCAGATGCGAGAGGCCGACCCGGCCTGCTTTGCCGGCGCACGGACCTTCGTCGATACGGATGAGGCCTTGTCGAAGGCCGGCGACCTGCTCGACGCGATGGCCGCCGGCACCCTCGCCCGCGAGGCGGTACAGGCCACGCTGGCCGACCTGTGCAAGGGCACGCGTCCGGGGCGCGCGAACAGCGCTGAGCGGACGGTCTTCAAGGCTGTCGGCAGTGCGCTCGAAGATCTCGCGGCCGCCACGCTGGTGCTGCAGGCCGCGCGCTAG
- a CDS encoding ABC transporter permease: protein MNTLRQKGRQWGLGALSALVFLMAWEALVRLMHVRPITLPPPSAVLLELADEWRWYLEHAGFTLLTTLGGFALAVLIGVLLAMLLVASRRFEHAIYPLIVALNSVPKVAIAPLFVIWLGTGSQPKIAIAFLIAVFAVIVDAVHGLRSVPQDVLDLGRVLKGSTLDFFLKVRLPCALPSILAGMKVAISLALVGAIVGEFVASQRGLGYVILSAQGTFDTTRVFAAIVVLALMGIGLYGCLAWTERRVTPWRKVD, encoded by the coding sequence ATGAACACGCTCAGGCAGAAAGGGCGCCAATGGGGCCTGGGTGCCCTGTCGGCGCTGGTCTTCCTCATGGCATGGGAGGCGCTGGTGCGGCTGATGCACGTGCGGCCCATCACCCTGCCGCCGCCGAGCGCGGTGCTGCTCGAGCTGGCCGACGAATGGCGCTGGTACTTGGAGCACGCGGGCTTCACGCTGCTGACCACGCTCGGCGGCTTCGCGCTGGCGGTGCTCATCGGCGTGCTGCTGGCCATGCTGCTGGTGGCGTCGCGCCGCTTCGAGCATGCGATCTACCCGCTGATCGTGGCGCTCAACAGCGTGCCCAAGGTCGCCATCGCGCCGTTGTTCGTGATCTGGCTGGGGACTGGTTCCCAGCCGAAGATCGCGATCGCCTTCCTGATCGCGGTGTTCGCCGTCATCGTCGACGCGGTGCACGGCCTGCGCTCGGTGCCGCAGGACGTGCTGGATCTGGGCCGCGTGCTGAAGGGATCCACGTTGGACTTCTTCCTCAAGGTGCGCCTGCCGTGCGCGCTGCCCTCGATCCTGGCCGGTATGAAGGTCGCGATCTCGCTCGCACTGGTCGGCGCGATCGTCGGCGAGTTCGTGGCGTCGCAGCGCGGCCTGGGCTATGTCATCCTGAGCGCGCAAGGCACTTTCGACACCACGCGAGTGTTCGCGGCGATCGTCGTCCTTGCGCTGATGGGCATCGGGCTGTACGGCTGCCTGGCATGGACCGAGCGGCGCGTGACGCCGTGGCGGAAGGTGGACTGA
- a CDS encoding ABC transporter ATP-binding protein, giving the protein MGAATIHASGVRKVYPGERALTALDGISLDVRPGEFISILGPSGCGKSTFLRCVAGLDDITGGELQVDGRPVAGPPDHVGMVFQRDALLEWRNIERNVLLPVEFARKPTQPSRARMAQLLRLTGLSEFGNRYPRELSGGMRQRAAICRALIDQPTLLLMDEPFGALDALTRDQMNVELQRIWLETRNTVLFVTHGIAEAVFLADRVVVLSPRPGRIADIIGIDLTRPRRLAVRETTAFGAYTGRIRQLFNEMGLINEEPGAAQEEATA; this is encoded by the coding sequence ATGGGAGCGGCGACGATCCACGCCAGCGGCGTGCGCAAAGTCTACCCGGGCGAGCGCGCGCTCACGGCGCTCGACGGCATCTCGCTCGACGTGCGGCCGGGGGAGTTCATCAGCATCCTCGGGCCCAGCGGCTGCGGCAAGAGCACCTTCCTGCGCTGCGTTGCCGGCCTGGACGACATCACCGGCGGCGAATTGCAGGTCGACGGCCGGCCGGTGGCGGGGCCGCCCGACCACGTCGGCATGGTCTTCCAGCGCGACGCGCTGCTCGAGTGGCGCAACATCGAGCGCAACGTCCTCCTGCCCGTCGAGTTCGCGCGCAAGCCCACGCAGCCCTCTCGTGCGCGCATGGCGCAGCTGCTGCGGCTGACGGGGCTGTCCGAGTTCGGCAACCGCTATCCGCGCGAGCTGTCCGGCGGCATGAGGCAGCGCGCCGCGATCTGCCGCGCCCTGATCGACCAGCCCACCCTGCTGCTGATGGACGAGCCGTTCGGGGCGCTCGATGCGCTCACCCGCGACCAGATGAACGTGGAGCTGCAACGCATCTGGCTGGAAACCCGGAACACGGTGTTGTTCGTCACGCACGGGATCGCCGAGGCGGTGTTCCTGGCCGACCGCGTGGTCGTGCTGTCGCCGCGGCCTGGGCGGATTGCCGACATCATCGGGATTGACCTGACGCGCCCGCGCCGGCTGGCCGTGCGCGAGACGACCGCCTTCGGCGCCTACACCGGTCGGATTCGCCAGCTGTTCAACGAAATGGGCCTCATCAACGAGGAACCGGGCGCCGCGCAAGAGGAGGCGACTGCATGA
- a CDS encoding ABC transporter substrate-binding protein, whose product MTASIPKLIARLLAGCLGLAMVATAAAQAPEKLKVRLDWTPWGVHAAFHLAQQKGWFNAAGLDVEMEDGNGSVTTVQIVGGGEQFDVGHAALASMMIARDKGLPVKAVAVFARLSDVGLLVPQGAGIRGPQDLKGKKVAYTAGSLEAPFIDAFLAAGGLKKSDIELINVDAAGKAATYAAGRTDAAFSTIPFFLPVVSQTRPSEGIRFADYKLNMPSFGLFAPESKLATRREAISKFASVVGAAWQYVYAGHEDEAVDAIVGQRPQAKLDKKVLRGQIDALRGFFQLPPAAGQPLGAAVAADWATAVKTLTDAGLLKTIKDGNDFFVPGLVRAVAPARATATK is encoded by the coding sequence ATGACTGCATCGATCCCGAAGCTCATCGCCCGCCTGCTGGCCGGGTGCCTGGGCCTGGCCATGGTGGCCACGGCCGCCGCGCAGGCGCCCGAGAAACTCAAAGTCCGACTGGACTGGACGCCCTGGGGCGTGCATGCCGCCTTCCACCTGGCGCAGCAGAAGGGCTGGTTCAACGCGGCCGGCCTGGACGTGGAGATGGAGGACGGAAATGGCTCGGTCACCACGGTGCAGATCGTGGGCGGCGGCGAGCAGTTCGACGTCGGCCATGCCGCGCTGGCCTCGATGATGATCGCGCGCGACAAGGGGCTGCCGGTCAAGGCGGTCGCCGTGTTCGCGCGCCTGAGCGACGTCGGGCTGCTGGTGCCGCAGGGCGCCGGCATCAGGGGCCCGCAGGACCTCAAGGGCAAGAAGGTGGCCTACACCGCGGGCTCGCTGGAGGCGCCCTTCATCGACGCGTTCCTCGCTGCCGGCGGCCTGAAGAAGAGCGACATCGAGCTGATCAACGTCGACGCCGCCGGCAAGGCTGCGACCTATGCTGCGGGTCGCACCGACGCGGCTTTCTCGACCATTCCGTTCTTCCTGCCCGTGGTGTCGCAGACGCGGCCTTCCGAAGGCATCCGCTTCGCGGACTACAAGCTCAACATGCCCAGCTTCGGCCTGTTCGCGCCGGAGTCGAAGCTCGCGACGCGCCGTGAGGCGATCTCGAAGTTCGCCAGCGTGGTCGGCGCAGCCTGGCAATACGTCTACGCCGGCCACGAGGACGAGGCGGTCGATGCGATCGTGGGGCAGCGCCCGCAGGCCAAGCTGGACAAGAAAGTGCTGCGCGGACAGATCGACGCACTGCGCGGCTTCTTCCAGTTGCCCCCGGCCGCGGGCCAGCCGCTCGGGGCGGCAGTGGCCGCGGACTGGGCTACGGCCGTCAAGACGCTGACGGACGCGGGGTTGCTCAAGACGATCAAGGACGGCAACGACTTCTTCGTGCCGGGCCTGGTCCGAGCCGTCGCGCCGGCGCGCGCCACCGCCACCAAGTAG
- a CDS encoding xanthine dehydrogenase family Fe-S subunit: MTTIAVEINGREIRRDVPARMHLADFVREEGRQTGTHLGCEHGVCGACTVLVDGQPVRSCITFAVACDGHQVTTVEGYDADPVMALLRPAFSRHHALQCGYCTPGMLATARDIVLRFPQADEQKVRLELSGNLCRCTGYVGIVGAIRDVLAQTRGDAHPQIAALREATRAIRGAAVIPIAKAAFTPFEAADTGNAAALASSPPPAAEPATEAAATANGTRITGNFTVPYPADQVWQFMADLPAVAACLPGAELTEHSDNRVKGRVAIKFGPMSASFNGAARLERDEAARSAVLKGAGQDTLSQSRANGDVAYRLVELSPAATRVDVDLLYALQGPLAQFSRSGLVKDFVGRLIQEFGKNVARRMDPTRAPGAQLPAARLNAMSLGWSVLWSRIRRLFSGAD; encoded by the coding sequence ATGACGACTATTGCCGTCGAGATCAACGGCCGCGAGATCCGGCGCGACGTGCCCGCGCGCATGCACCTGGCGGACTTCGTCCGCGAGGAAGGCCGCCAGACCGGCACCCACCTCGGCTGCGAACATGGCGTGTGCGGCGCATGCACCGTGCTGGTCGATGGCCAGCCCGTGCGCTCGTGCATCACCTTTGCCGTGGCCTGCGACGGGCACCAGGTGACCACGGTAGAAGGCTACGACGCCGACCCCGTCATGGCCCTGTTGCGGCCGGCCTTCTCGCGCCACCACGCCCTGCAGTGCGGCTACTGCACGCCGGGCATGCTGGCCACCGCGCGCGACATCGTGCTGAGATTTCCGCAGGCCGACGAGCAGAAGGTGCGGCTGGAACTGTCGGGCAACCTGTGCCGCTGCACCGGGTACGTCGGCATCGTGGGGGCCATTCGCGACGTGCTGGCGCAGACGCGCGGCGACGCGCATCCGCAGATCGCCGCCCTGCGCGAGGCCACGCGCGCCATCCGCGGCGCGGCAGTCATCCCCATCGCGAAGGCGGCCTTCACGCCCTTCGAGGCCGCGGACACCGGCAATGCCGCCGCGCTGGCAAGCAGCCCGCCCCCGGCCGCAGAGCCGGCCACGGAGGCCGCCGCCACGGCCAACGGTACGCGCATCACCGGCAACTTCACGGTGCCCTATCCGGCGGACCAGGTCTGGCAGTTCATGGCCGACCTTCCGGCGGTCGCCGCTTGCCTGCCGGGCGCGGAACTGACCGAACATTCCGACAACCGCGTCAAGGGCCGCGTGGCGATCAAGTTCGGGCCGATGTCTGCCAGCTTCAATGGCGCGGCGCGGCTGGAGCGCGACGAAGCTGCGCGCTCGGCCGTGCTCAAGGGCGCGGGCCAGGACACGTTGAGCCAGTCGCGCGCGAACGGCGACGTGGCCTATCGGCTGGTCGAGCTGTCGCCCGCCGCGACGCGCGTCGACGTCGACCTGCTGTACGCGCTGCAGGGGCCGCTGGCGCAGTTCTCGCGCTCGGGCCTGGTCAAGGACTTCGTCGGGCGCCTGATCCAGGAGTTCGGCAAGAACGTGGCGCGGCGCATGGACCCCACGCGTGCGCCTGGTGCGCAACTGCCGGCCGCCCGGCTCAACGCGATGAGCCTGGGCTGGAGCGTCCTGTGGTCGCGGATCCGACGCCTGTTCAGCGGCGCCGACTGA
- a CDS encoding FAD binding domain-containing protein, with translation MKAASFDYQRPASLADALRMLAGAAGTAKVMGGGQSMGPMLNLRLTRPRQVIDLSALPELRQVARDGDAIRIGAAVTHAEIEDGVHAPLRAGLLQSVAGGIAYRAIRNRGTVGGSLAHADPAADWVLAMSALGAQIEISSAAGTRRVPMDRFMHGAYTTDLAEDEVIVAVRVPALGEVARWGYHKFCRKTGEFAEAGCAAVFDPDRKLARVVIGALDGAPQALAALAAQVARSGALPERAAIEAAVATAAATKDAIDRKLLVAAVERCLHQVLNTEPVQ, from the coding sequence ATGAAAGCTGCCTCTTTCGACTACCAGCGGCCTGCCTCGCTGGCCGACGCGCTGCGCATGCTGGCGGGCGCCGCCGGCACCGCGAAGGTGATGGGCGGCGGCCAGTCCATGGGCCCCATGCTCAACCTACGGCTGACGCGCCCCAGACAGGTGATCGACCTGTCCGCCTTGCCCGAACTGCGCCAGGTGGCCAGGGATGGCGACGCCATTCGCATCGGCGCCGCCGTGACGCATGCCGAGATCGAGGACGGCGTGCATGCCCCGCTGCGCGCAGGCCTGCTGCAGTCCGTGGCAGGGGGCATCGCCTACCGGGCCATCCGCAACCGCGGCACCGTGGGTGGCAGCCTGGCGCACGCCGATCCCGCGGCCGACTGGGTGCTGGCGATGTCGGCGCTGGGCGCTCAGATCGAGATCTCGTCGGCCGCAGGCACGCGCCGCGTGCCGATGGACCGCTTCATGCACGGCGCCTACACCACCGACCTGGCGGAGGACGAAGTCATCGTTGCCGTGCGGGTGCCCGCGCTCGGCGAAGTCGCCCGCTGGGGCTATCACAAGTTCTGTCGCAAGACCGGCGAGTTCGCCGAGGCCGGCTGCGCCGCGGTATTCGACCCGGATCGCAAGCTGGCGCGCGTCGTCATCGGCGCCCTCGACGGCGCGCCGCAGGCCCTGGCGGCACTCGCCGCGCAGGTGGCGCGCAGCGGCGCGCTGCCGGAGCGCGCGGCCATCGAAGCCGCCGTGGCGACCGCCGCCGCGACCAAGGACGCGATCGATCGCAAGCTCCTGGTCGCCGCGGTGGAGCGCTGCCTCCACCAGGTGCTGAACACGGAGCCCGTGCAATGA